GATGCAATTTTTAACACATGGTTACCATTTAGATCCTGTTGAGATTTTAAATTCAGCAAAATTTAAGGAAGATTACAAACAAATGGTGCTTGTAAAAAATATTGAGATTTATTCGATGTGTGAACATCATATGATTCCATTTTTTGGTAAAGCTCATATTGCATATATTCCTAATGGATATATTACAGGTTTAAGTAAAATTGCAAGAGTTGTTGATGCTTTTGCCCGTCGTTTGCAGGTGCAGGAAAGATTAACTTCTCAAATTAAAGATTGCATTCAGGAAACACTTAATCCACTTGGTGTGGGTGTTGTTATAGAAGCTCAGCATATGTGTATGATGATGCGTGGAATTCAAAAACAAAATTCTGTAACAACTACCAGTGATTTTTCCGGTGCATTCTTAAAAGAACCTACAAGGTCAGAATTTATACATTTGATAGGAGAGAAGTTGCATTAATATTAAATTATTTATGGAAA
Above is a genomic segment from Bacteroidia bacterium containing:
- the folE gene encoding GTP cyclohydrolase I FolE; translation: MSEIEFDPTEIEGFSKIEMYHADTTNSLSEHYKWILGLIGENPEREGLLKTPERVAKSMQFLTHGYHLDPVEILNSAKFKEDYKQMVLVKNIEIYSMCEHHMIPFFGKAHIAYIPNGYITGLSKIARVVDAFARRLQVQERLTSQIKDCIQETLNPLGVGVVIEAQHMCMMMRGIQKQNSVTTTSDFSGAFLKEPTRSEFIHLIGEKLH